A window from Leuconostoc mesenteroides subsp. mesenteroides encodes these proteins:
- a CDS encoding ABC transporter substrate-binding protein codes for MVKKKTVVIAAIVAGIVIVAGVTIHRNTVQTTDNTEVTVGSIGSDAQIWEHIAKLPETKKENIVIKVKNFTDGVSLNTATAQGKVDVNAFQSYAYFVAYNKNNSSNKLSVLGTTYLEPMGIYSEKYDSIDDIPDGATIAIANNAANTARGLKLLAKAGLITLKDNFGSLSGVNDIKSNPHNFKFKEIDDTTGPRVIKDNSIAAALIGNTIALEGKLNVVKDSLYYEKVNQSTKDNINILATAEKNKNTAKFKKLVKLYHSKAAQKYINKKFDGTKIEVQKSVSYLAD; via the coding sequence ATGGTAAAAAAGAAAACGGTGGTTATAGCAGCTATTGTGGCAGGAATTGTTATTGTAGCGGGTGTAACTATTCATAGAAACACGGTGCAAACAACCGATAATACGGAAGTGACTGTCGGATCGATAGGATCCGATGCTCAAATTTGGGAACATATTGCAAAACTACCGGAAACCAAGAAAGAAAATATCGTTATCAAGGTTAAGAATTTCACGGATGGTGTTTCGCTAAATACAGCGACTGCACAAGGGAAAGTTGATGTTAATGCCTTTCAATCGTATGCGTATTTTGTGGCTTATAACAAAAATAATAGCTCGAACAAGTTGAGTGTTTTAGGAACGACATACCTGGAACCGATGGGTATTTACTCTGAAAAATATGATTCTATCGACGATATTCCGGATGGTGCAACAATTGCTATTGCTAACAATGCAGCTAACACGGCACGTGGATTAAAATTGCTAGCAAAAGCCGGATTGATCACATTAAAAGATAATTTTGGTAGCCTTTCTGGCGTTAATGACATTAAGAGCAACCCACACAACTTTAAATTTAAAGAAATTGATGATACGACCGGGCCACGAGTGATTAAAGACAATTCGATTGCTGCGGCACTTATTGGTAATACAATTGCACTAGAAGGGAAACTGAATGTTGTGAAAGATTCACTTTACTATGAAAAAGTAAATCAATCAACAAAGGACAATATCAATATTCTAGCCACAGCAGAAAAGAATAAGAATACTGCTAAATTTAAAAAGTTAGTTAAGTTATATCATAGTAAAGCAGCTCAAAAATATATTAACAAAAAGTTTGATGGAACTAAAATCGAAGTTCAAAAGTCTGTCTCTTATTTAGCTGATTAG
- a CDS encoding CrcB family protein: MQNQKNFLTELLVTGLGGAIGGTSRYLLGLVPIVGPMPVMTMLINWLGTLLLAMLGAYLASHRSRLERWQSFLGTGVLGGFTTFSTMIWQVHQQLFISTANALVYMILTLGGGLIMLKLGNHFGNKIGEAHV, encoded by the coding sequence ATGCAAAATCAGAAGAATTTTCTAACTGAACTATTAGTTACTGGACTTGGTGGCGCCATTGGTGGAACCTCACGGTATCTTTTGGGGTTAGTCCCAATAGTCGGACCAATGCCAGTAATGACGATGTTAATCAATTGGCTTGGTACTTTGCTATTAGCAATGTTGGGCGCCTATCTAGCGAGTCATCGCAGTCGGTTAGAGCGGTGGCAGTCTTTCCTTGGTACCGGTGTTTTAGGTGGCTTCACGACATTTAGTACAATGATTTGGCAAGTACATCAGCAGTTATTCATTAGTACAGCTAATGCTTTAGTTTATATGATATTAACTCTGGGTGGCGGCCTTATCATGTTGAAATTAGGTAATCACTTTGGCAATAAAATCGGTGAGGCACATGTATGA